Proteins from one Ovis aries strain OAR_USU_Benz2616 breed Rambouillet chromosome 12, ARS-UI_Ramb_v3.0, whole genome shotgun sequence genomic window:
- the LOC132657450 gene encoding elastin-like: protein MEDVSQGHGAPGGLPSVSCRPLTGLRGGQELEALGGSTGSGPHPKGDSADETGVVCQGSGELGSATCGGLGGMQGGQELRASGGSAGSGSQPLGDSLEETGEVCQGPGGLASASRWCLWLLHGSLPQLRGDPEEEEDTGGGLPGPRGVRWAALCIALALPSTAGLPGAGSLGGLAWFGAPAQGRPCQRQRAGLPGTRKAAIWEQTVARWAARLAGGGGVGGLPRLCVPARGRLPGRDWGRQPGPRWAGLCVPLVPLAAARVPTGFPGVCAPAQ, encoded by the exons ATGGAGGACGTCTCCCAGGGCCACGGGGCACCCGGCGGGCTGCCCTCTGTGTCCTGCCGTCCACTCACAGGGCTGCGGGGTGGCCAGGAGCTGGAGGCCTTGGGGGGCTCCACAGGGTCAGGACCCCATCCCAAAGGAGATTCCGCCGACGAGACGGGGGTGGTCTGCCAGGGATCCGGGGAGCTGGGGTCTGCCACCTGCGGGGGTCTCGGCGGGATGCAGGGCGGCCAGGAACTGCGGGCATCGGGGGGCTCCGCGGGATCTGGGTCCCAGCCCCTGGGagactccttggaagagaccGGAGAGGTCTGCCAGGGTCCCGGCGGGCTGGCCTCTGCGTCCCGCTGGTGCCTCTGGCTGCTGCACGGATCCCTGCCCCAGCTCAGGGGAGacccagaggaagaggaagacacaGGGGGAGGTCTGCCAGGGCCCCGGGGAGTCCGCTGGGCTGCCCTCTGCATCGCGCTGGCCCTTCCCAGCACTGCAGGGCTGCCAGGAGCTGGCAGTCTCGGGGGGCTTGCCTGGTTTGGGGCCCCAGCTCAGGGGAGACCCTGTCAAAGACAGCGGGCAGGTCTGCCAGGGACCCGCAAAGCTGCCATCTGGGAACAGACGGTGGCACGGTGGGCTGCAAGGCTGGCAGGAGGTGGGGGCGTCGGGGGGCTCCCCAGGCTCTGCGTCCCAGCCCGTGGAAGACTCCCCGGAAGAGACTGGGGACGTCAGCCAGGGCCCCGGTGGGCTGGCCTCTGCGTCCCGCTGGTGCCTCTGGCTGCTGCACGGGTCCCCACAGGGTTCCCAGGGGTCTGCGCCCCAGCTCAG taa